Genomic DNA from Catenulispora sp. EB89:
GGGATGCGCACCACCGCCAAGCGCGAGGGCGACGGCTGGATCCTCAACGGCACCAAGATGTGGATCACCAACGGGTCGGTCGCCGACGTCGCCGTGGTGTGGGCCGGGACCGAGGACGGGATCCGGGGCTTCGTCGTGCCCACCGACACCCCCGGGTTCAGCGCGCCGGAGATCAAGAAGAAGCTCTCGCTGCGTGCGAGCGTCACCAGCGAGCTGGTGCTGCAGGACGTCCGGCTGCCGGCCGACGCGATGCTGCCCGAGGCCGCCGGCCTGTCCGGCCCGCTCGGCTGCCTGGACGAGGCGCGCTTCGGCATCGTGTTCGGGGCGCTCGGGGCGGCCCGCGACTGCCTGGAGGCGGCGATCGCCTACACGCTGGACCGCGAGGTCTTCGACCGGCCGCTGGCCGGCTTCCAGCTCACCCAGCAGAAGCTCGCCGACATGGCCCTGGAGCTCGGCAAGGGCATGCTGCTCGCGCTGCACCTGGGCCGGCTGAAGGACGCCGGCAAGCTGGACCCGCGGCAGGTGAGCCTGGGCAAGCTGAACAACGTGCGGGAGGCGCTGGCCATCGCGCGGGAGTGCCGGACCATCCTGGCCGCCAACGGGATCACGCTGGAGTACCCGGTGCTGCGGCACGCCAACAACCTCGAGTCCGTCCTCACCTACGAGGGCACGAGCGAGATCCACAGCCTGGTGATCGGCCGGGCGCTGACGGGGGTCTCGGCGTTCGTGTGAGCGTCGTGTGAGCCTCGTGTGAGTGCGGCGCGGGAGCGTCCGGACTCGATCTTGTAGGGCGCTGATGCTTGGTCGCGCACTGTCCGTTGAATAGTGTGTGGGGCGTGCTGAGCAGTGAGCCACCGAGGGCTGATGAGGGGGACGGCGTCGGCGGCGGGCGTCACGCGTCCGGCGGGACCGGGGTTTGGCGGGGCCGCTCGGCTGGAAACCCGGCAGGCATGCGCGGGTCACTGCTTCGTCGGAATGTCACTGTCGCCGCGGCGTGCGCGGCGCTGATCGCCGGGGGTGCCGGCGGCGCGGTCGCCGCTCCCGCCCCGACGCCGACGCCGACCGCTCCCAGTTCCACGCCGCTCGGGCCGACGGTGACCAGTCCCGGCACGCCGCCGATCCCGCCGGACGTCCAGGCCGGGTCGTTCGTGCTGGCCGACGAGGCGACCGGCACGATCCTGGCCGAGCGGGCCCCGCACGAGCGGCTGCGCCCTGCCTCGACCCTCAAGATCCTGACAGCCCTCGCGCTGATGCCCCGCCTGGATCCGGCGCAGGTCCACCTCTCCGTGCCGAGCGACATCGCGGCGCTGGCCACCACCGAGCCCGGCGCGAGCGCGGTCGGCATCAAGCCGGGGCTCTCCTACCGGGTCTCCGACCTGTGGAACGCGGTGTTCCTGCGCTCGGGCAATGACGCCATCGCCACGCTGGCCGCCATGGCCGGCGGCGAGGGGCAGACCGTGAACCTGATGCGCCAGACCGCGCAGCGGCTGCACGCGAACGACACGGTCGTGGTCAACGCCGACGGCTACGACGCCGACGGCCAGGTCTCCAGCGCCTTCGACCTGGCGCTGATGGCGCGCGCGGGTTTGCAGGACCCGGGTTTCCGCGCCTACTGCTCGCTGGAGCGCGCCAAGTTCCCGTCGGTGAACGGCACCACGTTCGAGATCGACAACGAGAACCGGCTGCTCGGCAAGTACCCGGGCATGATTGGGGTGAAGAACGGCTACACGTCCTTGGCGCACCACACCTTCGTCGGCGCCGCGCAGCGCAACGGCCGCACGCTCGTGGTCTCGGTGTTCGACGCCGGCACCGACATCTACCAGCAGACGGCGAAGCTGCTCGACTGGGGCTTCGCGGTGCCGGCGGCAGCGGCCGGGGTGGACCAGTTGGCCGCGCCGGATCCGCTGCAGAAGTCGACCGTTCCGGACGAGACGTTGCCGCCGCCGGACGCGCTGCACGCGAAGAAGCGCGATGCGCTGGAGGGCAACGACGGGAGCATCCCGACGTCCGCTGCCGCCGCCTCGTCGCCGCACAAGGGCGGCGGCTCGACGGTGCTGGGCGACGCGTTCGAGACGTTGCTCTACGTGCTCGGGTTCTTGGTGTGCGCGGTCGTGGCGTTGCGCGCGCGGGTGTTGTGGAAGCAGCGCAAACAGCGGTGAGGTTTTTGGCTTGTGGGGCTTTTGGCTTGTGATGCTCTTGGCTTGCGGGGCTCAGGACGCCGAGGCGGAGGACGCCGACGCCGCCGCTGATGCGGACACCGACTCGCGCAGGAACAACCCGATCGAGTTGACGCAGTAGCGCCACCCGCCGAGCTCCTCGGGCGCGTCCTGGAACAGGTAGCCGAGGTGCGATCCGCAGGTGGCACAGCGGATCTCGGTGCGCAGCATGCCCTGCGAGCGGTCCTCGTGCGTCTCGACGAGGTCTTCGGTGATCGGGCCGGAGAAGGCGGCCCAGCCGCACTCGGCGTTGAACTTGGACTGCGAGCCGAACAGCGCGGTGTCGCAGCCGCGGCACAGGTAGATGCCCGGGTCGTCGTTCTCGACGTAGGCGCCGGACCACGGGTTCTCGGTTCCGAACTCGCGCAGGGTCTTGTAGGCGGCCGGTCCCAGGTGCTGCCGCCACTCTGCCTCGGTGCGCTCGACCTTGTACACCATGTAGTCGAGCCTACTCATGTGACGCGCGGGCGCCAGCGTTTTGGAGATGCGTTACGGACGGCGGCCTGCTCCTGGGAGTGGTTTTCGGAAACCCCCGGGTAGCGCCTCGAACTGGGCGAATGTATGTACGAACTCGTATTCGCCGCAGGCCTCGGGGAAAGGCACTGCGGCGAATCAGGCGCCGAATGCGCCGGCGGGGAGCGTCAGCCGAGATGCCCGCCGACGGTATCTCCACCGCGGCCAGCTGCTGCGTTCATCGCGGCGGGAAAGGTGTAGAACGGGTCCGTAGCGGATCCGGGGCCGGAGTGGTTCCCGCGCACCGGGGAATCCGATCATCGGCGTATGTGCTTCGACGCCCTACGGTCGATCAGGATCTTGATTCGTGGGTTCAGCGCGGTCGATCGGGGCTCGGCTTGGCCAGTTTCGCCAGCATCTGCCGTACTTTCGGGTCCCGGTTCTTCTCGGCGGCCTTGTAGAGCTTGTCCAGGCGGTCCGGGAGGTCGGCGTAGTCGGCGGGCTGGGTTGGTTCGGCGGGCCGCGTGGGCTCGGCCGGCCAAGGGTTCTTCGCCTTCTGCGATGAGCTGACGCAGCGGATCGGCACCTCGGGCAGCTTGTACTGTCGTGTGAAGCGCTCGACCACGTCGGCGATCCGGGTCGGCGCGCCGAGGTCGGGGGTGGAGACCTCGCCGCCGGTGGCTGTGCGAGCGGCTTCCAGTGCCAGGGCGACGGCTTCCTCGACGGTGGCGAAACGGCGCGTCGCGTCCGGGTGGGTGATGGTGACCGGGCCGCCGGCGCGGATCTGGTCGGCCAGGACGGTCAGGAGCGAGGCGTGGGCGTCGAGGGCGTCGCCGACGCGTACGGCGGTGTAGACGGTGTTCGTGTGCTTCTTCGCGCTCTTGGCCGCGGCGGCGCGGATGACGGCCTCAGCCGCTCGCTGAGAGGCGCCGAGCATCGTTGCCGGATCGGCGTCGGTGGAGATCCGTACGAAGCGCTCTGTGCCGTGCCTGGCGACCGCGCGGACGAGGTTGTCGGTGCTCAGGACGTTCGCCTTCACGCCGAGGCTCGGGCGGCGCTCCAGGACCGACGCCTGCCTTGGGCCGGCGGCGTGGAAGACCACCTCGGGGCGTAGGTCGCGGAAGGTGCGGTCGGTCTGGTCGCGGTCGGAGAGGTCCGTGGTCAGCAGGGTGGCGTACAGGTCGGGAGCGAGGTGGTGCATGGCGGATTCGTCGCCGTCGAGGAGGAACAGCTCGCCGGGGTTGAAGGCGTGCAGATGGCGGCTGAGTTCGGCGCCGAGGGCGCCGCCGGCGCCGGTGACCAGGACCCGTTTGCCGGTGACGATCTCCTTGACCTCGGGGGAGACCGCGTGCGGTGCCGGGCCGTCGATCAGCGCTCTGATGTCCAGGGGGCGCAGGTCGGAGGCCGTCGCTTCGCGGGGCAGGTGGGCGGCGTGCCACGGCAGGTAGCGGACGACGGCTCCCGCGCCGGTCGCCGCGGCGGTCAGTTCGCGGGCCCGCGCGGTGGGCAGGCCGGGGATCGCGAGCAGTACGGCTTCGGCCGCGTGCTCGGCTACGAGGTGTGCCAGTTCCGCGAGCGTGCCGAGGAGAGGCATGGCGGGTTCGGGCTGGGCTTCGCTATTGGCGAAGGGGTCGCGGGCGTCGTCGACGAAGCCGATCGGGCGGAGTTCCTGGCCCTCGGTGCCGTGTGGGCCCGCTGCGTCGCGCAGCTCCCGAGCCAGCGCCCGGCCGGCCCGTCCTGCGCCGACGACCAGCGTGCGCAGCGTGGCGGGTGGCCGGATCCACGAGGCGGGTCCTGGGGACCCGTCCCATGGTGATTCGGCCTGTCCGGTCATCGTTCCTCGCGGTGCCTGGCGCCGGTCAGCGGGGGTCTTCCCCGATTCCGGCGCGTCGGGCCACCGCCACGGCGGCCAGCGTGGAGTGTACGCCGAGCTTGCCCAGGACGTTCTGCATATGCGTGCGGACCGTGTTGGGCGACAGGAACAGGTGCTGGGCGATCGAGGCGCGGGTCATGCCCGAGACCATGCACTGCAGGACCTCGCGCTCGCGCGGGGTGAGCGCGCCGACCAGGGTCTCGTGCTCGTTGCGCTCCTGCTCGGCGGCCATCAGGTCGCTCAGGACGTAGGTCAGCAGGCGGGGCGGGATGTGCGTCTCGTCGCGCAGGACGCCGCGGACCACCTGGAGCAGGTGCTCCACGGAGCCGTCCTTGGCGACCCAGGCGTTCACGCCGCCGCGGACCGCCTCGGCGACCCGCTTCTCCTCCTCGCCGGCGGTGACCATGACGATGCGCACGTCGGCATGGCTGGCCCGGATCTCGGCGGCGAAGCGGATGCCGTCGCGGCCGTCGAGGTCCACGTCGAGCAGGACGACGTCCGGCCGGCGCTCGTCGATCAGGCGGCGGGCGCCGTCGATGGTGGTGGTGGCGGCCACCCCGAAGCCGGGCTCGGCGCGCAGGCGCGAGGCCAGGGCTTCGGCGAAGGTGCGGTGGTCGTCGACGACAAGGATTCGGACCTCCCCGAGGCCCGTGACGTCGAGGCGCTCCTCGAGGCGGTCCTCGAGTCCGATCGTGGAGGCGTCAAGCATGCTCCCCATCCTTGCAAGCCGGTGGCGCGGCGCCCACCACCATGGTGTGGAGCCGCCGGTACTCCAAATGACGTAGACGCTGGTCTAGACAGGCCCGGCCGGACCAGACCCGGCGGTCACTGCGTCGCGCCGAGCCGGTCCACCGCGCCCACCCGGGCGACGATCGCCGAGGCCTCGACGCGGGAGTGTGCACCCAGCTTGACCAGCACGTTCTGCACGTGCGTGCGGGCCGTGGACTGCGCGATGTCCATGGCGCGAGCGATCTGCTTGGTCGACTCGCCCTCGACAATGCGGCGTAGTACCTCGCGCTCGCGCGGCGTCAGGTAACGGAGAGTGCGCTCGGCCTGGTCGACGTCCGGGGCCTTGAGATGCCGGACCGCCGCGCGCAACAGCTCGGGATCCACCGCCACCTCGCCGCCGGCGACCCGCTCCAGGATCTGCACGATGCCGTCGATCCGCTGGTCCTTGCGGGTGAAACCGGACACGCCGAGGTCCAGCGCGGCACTGACGATCGCCGGATCGTCGGTCGCCGAGACCATCAACACCTTGGTGCGAGGATGCCGCTCCAGCACCGCCCGCGCCAGCTCCAGGCCCGCGGTGACCATCCGGCTGTTCGGCCGCGACACCGGGAACGCCTGCTCGCCGGCGGTCGCCAGCGGCGAGGCGGCGGCGCGCGCCGAGACGGTCATCGGGAAGTGCACGTCCAGCATCAGGATGTCCGGGTCCAGGGACGCCACGGCGGCCAGCCCCTGCGCCGGGCTCGAGGTCACGGCCTCGACCTGGTAGCCCTTGGCGGCCAGCGAGGCGGCGAGGGACTCGGTGAGCAGGGTGTGGTCGTCGCAGAGCACGATCCTGGTGGGCATCAGAAAGCGCCTCCTGGGAGCAGGGAGAGCTGGACCGAGGCGACCGGCTGCAGCGCCGAGGCGGGGATGCGCGGGGGGTGGGTCAGGTTCGCCTGGGACGGGAGCTGGATCGAGGCGAGGGCGGTGTCGTCCTGACCGGTGGGGATGATGTGGAGGGGTTGGGTGTCGGAGGGGTCGAAGGTGGGGGTGGGGGGCGGGGGAGTCTGGGTCGGTGCCGGGAGCTGCGGGGCGGCGAACGCCGGTGCGGCGGCTTCGGCCTGGGCCTGCGGTGTGCCGGAGTGCGCCGGGCCGGTGGCGGCGAAGACATCTGCGGCGGTCGGTGCGGCGGCGGGGAGCTGCGGGGCCAGAGGCTGCGGTGCGGCGGGTGAGGCAGGCGCGGTGGGGACGGCCGTGCGCGCCGGCTGCGAGGCGGCGGCCTCGGCGGGCGCCTGCGGGCGGGCGTTCCGGCGCTCCGCGAGCAGGCCGGTCGGGACCGGATGCGCGGCGATGTCCGAAGGCGCGTCGTAGACGCGGCGCTGAGGCTGAGGCGCGGGGTCGTTCTTCAGCGGCAGACCGAAGTAGCCGCTCTCCGCGGGGTCCGAAGACTGGTTCTTCTGCGCGGAGACGCCGAAGAAGCCGCGGTCGGTCGCCGGCCGGTTTTGCTGTGCCGGCAGTCCGAAGTAGCTCCGGTTCGCAGGAGCCTCCGACGCCACGGCAGGCGTCGCGGCGATCGCGTCCTGCTCCACCGCCCGGGCGCCGAACAGGTTTCCCCGGTCTGCGGGCCCGCCGATCGCCAGCTGCTCCGGCGTGCCGGAGATGGCCATCGGCTCCGGCCAGGCGCTGGTCCGCGTCACGAATGCGTGGCCGCCGGTCAGCGTGTGGCCTGCCGCTGCGACGGTGTGACCCGAGGTCGGGAGTGCGTGCCCGGCGGCGATGTCGTCCACGTCCTCGAAGTCGTCCTCGGCGAGGTCTTCGAAGTCATCAATGTCGTCAATGTCGTCGAGGTCGTCGAAGTCCGCCAGCGCCCGGTGCACGTTGCCCGCCGCGAGCTCCGCGGCCAGCTGGCTCAGCGAGATCTCGCCGTGGAAGGTCTTGGTCAGTTCGTCGTCGGCGCTCAGCGGGCGGATCGGGGTGACCGGGAGGACCAGGCGGACCAGGGCGCCGCCGAGCGGTCCCTCGGCGAACTCCACCGAGCCGCCGGCGGCCTCTATCGTGCGGCGGACGACCGCCAGGCCCAGGCCGTGGCCGGCCGGTATGTTGCCGAAGCCGGGGCCGCTGTCGTCGACCTCGATCACCGCGCGTTCGCCCTCGGCGGTCTCGAAGCGGCGGACGGTCACCTGGACGCGGCCGGAGTCGCCGGCGGCGCGGGTGCCGTTGGACAGGACGTTGCCGAGTGCCCGTTTGAACAGCACCGGGTCCACCGTCACGTGCAGCGGGTCCTCGGCCGCCGCCAGGGCCAGGTCGCCGTCGAAGGTGGCCCGCCAGCGCTCCACGGACTCCGCGGCCAGGCCGGCCACGTTGCACGGCACCGGCTCGCCGAGGCCGTCCACGCCCTGCTTGGCGTCGTCCAGGAACTGGCGGACCGTCGCGGATATCTCCTCGGTCTGGGACATGATCTCCTGCAGCACGTCCCGGACCCGCTCGGGGACGTCCGGCCGCAGTTCGGCGGCGGAGGCCAGCATCAGGATCGCGGCGACCGGCTGGCGCAGGTCGTGGCAGACCTCGCGGACCCGGTCCAGGGGGATCGCGGTGCCGCCGTCGGCGTACAGGACCGCGTCGCGGCGGTGCGAGCCGTGGTAGCGCTCGAGCTCCGCCCCAGTGGCTCCGGTGGTTCCGGTCGTCCCGGCCTCGATCGCTCCGATCGCTCCGGCGGCTCCGGGAGCGCCAAGCACTCCGAGCGCTCCGAGCGCCGTGGGCGATCCGGCCGCGGAGGGATCAGCAGAGGGATCAACGGAGAGACCGGCAGCAGCAGCCCGCGCGGCCCGCGCCGCCTTGTCCGCCGCCTCCTGGGCCCGCAGCTCGCGCAGGTCGAGCAGCACGGTCTCGTCCGTGCCGCGGATGTACGGGTCCTTCGACCCGCCGGCGCCGCCCGCCGGTCCGCTCATGTCGGCGCCGGGCGTGGTGGTGTCCGTGGTCGTGCTCATGATCGTCCCCCACCCCAGCGGTTCCGGGCACGGTCCGACGCGCGGCGGATCGGACATGCGGCCCCGGCGGGCCGTGCGTCCGCGTAGCCTGCCACGCGCCTCCCCCTTGCTCCGGCCGCCGGGCGAACCCCGCGGCCATCATCGACGTTACGCCGGCGGACCACGGGCGAGCAGGCGGGACGCGACGGATCACGCGATGGGAGCAACCGGCCGGCCGGCGGGCGTACGCCGTCCGCGGTCCTGCCCTCCCACCCCGAACCCGGCGGGCCCCCACGACCCACCCGACCGGTTCCCCCGGTCCGGCTCGAGGTCGATCCCCGTCTACTCGGAGAGTGAGAGCCACTCATCCTCTAGACGGAGACGTTCCTCATGCAACTCGCGTAGCTTAGCGTCCGCATCGGCCGCTGCGAGATAGTCTCCCCCAATCCGGGAGAGTTCCTCATGCAGGGCGGCCTCCAACTCGGCGATCTTGTCCAGGCGCCGTTCGATGCGCGCCAGTTCCTTCTTGGTCGCACGGTCCTCGCGAGAGCCCGCACCACCGCTCGACAGGTTTGACTGCTGGGCGGGCGCTTTGGTTGTGCGGGAGTTGGAAACGTCTGTGGCGCGCTGCTCACGGTAGGCGAGGTACTCGTCGACGCCGCCGGGGAGCAGCCGGATCCGGCCGTCTCCGTAGAGCGCGGCGACCCGGTCGGTGGTGCGCTCCAGGAAGTAGCGGTCGTGGCTGACCACGAGCAGCGTGCCGGGCCAGCCGTCGAGGATGTCCTCAAAAGCGGTGAGGGTGTCGATGTCCAGGTCGTTGGTGGGCTCGTCGAGCAGCAGCACGTTCGGGGCGTCCATCAGCAGCCTGAGCAGCTGCAGCCGGCGCCGCTCGCCGCCGGACAGGTCGCCGACCCGGGTCCACTGCTTCTCGCCGGCGAAGCCGAACCGCTCCAGCAGCTGCCCGGCGGTCAGGGTCTTGCCCTTGCCGATCTCGACCGTCGAGTGGACCTTCTCCACCGCCTCCAGAACGCGCCAGGTGGGGTCGATCTCGGCCACTTCCTGCGACAGGTGCGCCGGCTTCACGGTGACGCCGGTGACCACGCGCCCGGAGTCCGGCTGCGCCTCGCCGAGCAGCAGCCGGACCAGCGAGGACTTGCCGGAGCCGTTGACGCCGATCAGGCCGAGCCGCTCGCCGGGGCCGAGCTGCCAGGTGACGCGCTGCAGCAGCTGCTTCTGCTCATCGCCGTCGCCGACCGCGTAGGACACGTCCTCCAGCTCGTAGACGGTCCGCCCGAGTCGGCTGGTCGCGAACTTCTGCAGCTCGGTGCTGTCCCGGGCCGGTGGCTCGGCGGCGATCAGCTCGTTGGCCGCCTCGATCCGGAACTTCGGCTTGCTGGTCCGCGCCGGGGCCCCGCGCCGCAGCCAGGCCAGCTCCTTGCGCAGCAGGTTCTGCTTGCGGTCCCACTCGGCGTCGGCCTGCCGCGACCGCTCGGCGCGGGCCAGAACGTAGGCCGAGTAGCCGCCGTCGTAGTCGAGCACCTGCCCGTTGACGACCTCCCAGGTGCGGGTGGTGACGGCGTCCAGGAACCAGCGGTCGTGGGTGACGGTGAGCAGCGCGGGCTTGGCGGTCGCCAGATGCCGGGCCAGCCAGGCGATGCCCTCGACGTCGAGGTGGTTGGTGGGCTCGTCGAGCAGCAGCAGGTCGTGCTCGTTGATCAGGGCCTTGGCCAGCGCCACCCGCCGCCGCTCGCCGCCGGACAGCGGCCCGATCCGGGTGTCCATGCCGTCCGGGAAGGCGGGGAAGTCGGTGCCGCCGAACAGCCCGGTGATGACGTCGCGCACCCGCGCGTCGGCCAGCCACTCGTGGTCGGGCCTGTCGGCGACCAGCTCGTGCCGGATGGTCGCGTCCGGATCCAGGCTGTCGTGCTGCCCGACGAAGGCGATCCGCAGCCCGCCGGTGTGCGTGACGCGCCCGGAGTCGGGCTCGTCGAGCTTCGCGAGCACCCGCAGCAAGGTCGACTTGCCGCCGCCGTTGCGGCCGACCACGCCGATCCGGTCGCCCTCGGACAAGCCCAGCGAGACTTTGTCCAGGAGGGTGCGGGCGGTGTAGGCCTTGGAGACGTTCTCCAGGTTGACGAGGTTGACAGCTTGGGGTGCCATTCCGACAACGCTACCGGGTGGTGGCGGGGGCGATGGTCACACGTCCGTGAGATCGATCTCGGCTACAGACCGAGGACCGCGCGCAGGGCCTCCTCGACCTTGCCCATGTCGGCTTCGTCGACGGAGCCGAGCCGTCGGGCGCCGGCGGCCGGGTCGAACCGGGAGGCGCGCAT
This window encodes:
- a CDS encoding acyl-CoA dehydrogenase family protein, with the protein product MPSKPVSPLDLFAIDGLLDDEERAMRDLVRSYGARELRPHIADWFEAGALPARDIARGLGSLGVLGMHLHGYGCAGTSALTYGLACMELEAVDSGLRSLVSVQGSLAMFAIWRYGSEEQKQTWLPRMAAGEAIGCFGLTEPDFGSNPAGMRTTAKREGDGWILNGTKMWITNGSVADVAVVWAGTEDGIRGFVVPTDTPGFSAPEIKKKLSLRASVTSELVLQDVRLPADAMLPEAAGLSGPLGCLDEARFGIVFGALGAARDCLEAAIAYTLDREVFDRPLAGFQLTQQKLADMALELGKGMLLALHLGRLKDAGKLDPRQVSLGKLNNVREALAIARECRTILAANGITLEYPVLRHANNLESVLTYEGTSEIHSLVIGRALTGVSAFV
- a CDS encoding D-alanyl-D-alanine carboxypeptidase family protein, translating into MRGSLLRRNVTVAAACAALIAGGAGGAVAAPAPTPTPTAPSSTPLGPTVTSPGTPPIPPDVQAGSFVLADEATGTILAERAPHERLRPASTLKILTALALMPRLDPAQVHLSVPSDIAALATTEPGASAVGIKPGLSYRVSDLWNAVFLRSGNDAIATLAAMAGGEGQTVNLMRQTAQRLHANDTVVVNADGYDADGQVSSAFDLALMARAGLQDPGFRAYCSLERAKFPSVNGTTFEIDNENRLLGKYPGMIGVKNGYTSLAHHTFVGAAQRNGRTLVVSVFDAGTDIYQQTAKLLDWGFAVPAAAAGVDQLAAPDPLQKSTVPDETLPPPDALHAKKRDALEGNDGSIPTSAAAASSPHKGGGSTVLGDAFETLLYVLGFLVCAVVALRARVLWKQRKQR
- the msrB gene encoding peptide-methionine (R)-S-oxide reductase MsrB is translated as MVYKVERTEAEWRQHLGPAAYKTLREFGTENPWSGAYVENDDPGIYLCRGCDTALFGSQSKFNAECGWAAFSGPITEDLVETHEDRSQGMLRTEIRCATCGSHLGYLFQDAPEELGGWRYCVNSIGLFLRESVSASAAASASSASAS
- a CDS encoding polysaccharide biosynthesis protein encodes the protein MTGQAESPWDGSPGPASWIRPPATLRTLVVGAGRAGRALARELRDAAGPHGTEGQELRPIGFVDDARDPFANSEAQPEPAMPLLGTLAELAHLVAEHAAEAVLLAIPGLPTARARELTAAATGAGAVVRYLPWHAAHLPREATASDLRPLDIRALIDGPAPHAVSPEVKEIVTGKRVLVTGAGGALGAELSRHLHAFNPGELFLLDGDESAMHHLAPDLYATLLTTDLSDRDQTDRTFRDLRPEVVFHAAGPRQASVLERRPSLGVKANVLSTDNLVRAVARHGTERFVRISTDADPATMLGASQRAAEAVIRAAAAKSAKKHTNTVYTAVRVGDALDAHASLLTVLADQIRAGGPVTITHPDATRRFATVEEAVALALEAARTATGGEVSTPDLGAPTRIADVVERFTRQYKLPEVPIRCVSSSQKAKNPWPAEPTRPAEPTQPADYADLPDRLDKLYKAAEKNRDPKVRQMLAKLAKPSPDRPR
- a CDS encoding response regulator, with the translated sequence MLDASTIGLEDRLEERLDVTGLGEVRILVVDDHRTFAEALASRLRAEPGFGVAATTTIDGARRLIDERRPDVVLLDVDLDGRDGIRFAAEIRASHADVRIVMVTAGEEEKRVAEAVRGGVNAWVAKDGSVEHLLQVVRGVLRDETHIPPRLLTYVLSDLMAAEQERNEHETLVGALTPREREVLQCMVSGMTRASIAQHLFLSPNTVRTHMQNVLGKLGVHSTLAAVAVARRAGIGEDPR
- a CDS encoding LuxR C-terminal-related transcriptional regulator gives rise to the protein MPTRIVLCDDHTLLTESLAASLAAKGYQVEAVTSSPAQGLAAVASLDPDILMLDVHFPMTVSARAAASPLATAGEQAFPVSRPNSRMVTAGLELARAVLERHPRTKVLMVSATDDPAIVSAALDLGVSGFTRKDQRIDGIVQILERVAGGEVAVDPELLRAAVRHLKAPDVDQAERTLRYLTPREREVLRRIVEGESTKQIARAMDIAQSTARTHVQNVLVKLGAHSRVEASAIVARVGAVDRLGATQ
- a CDS encoding sensor histidine kinase, whose translation is MSTTTDTTTPGADMSGPAGGAGGSKDPYIRGTDETVLLDLRELRAQEAADKAARAARAAAAGLSVDPSADPSAAGSPTALGALGVLGAPGAAGAIGAIEAGTTGTTGATGAELERYHGSHRRDAVLYADGGTAIPLDRVREVCHDLRQPVAAILMLASAAELRPDVPERVRDVLQEIMSQTEEISATVRQFLDDAKQGVDGLGEPVPCNVAGLAAESVERWRATFDGDLALAAAEDPLHVTVDPVLFKRALGNVLSNGTRAAGDSGRVQVTVRRFETAEGERAVIEVDDSGPGFGNIPAGHGLGLAVVRRTIEAAGGSVEFAEGPLGGALVRLVLPVTPIRPLSADDELTKTFHGEISLSQLAAELAAGNVHRALADFDDLDDIDDIDDFEDLAEDDFEDVDDIAAGHALPTSGHTVAAAGHTLTGGHAFVTRTSAWPEPMAISGTPEQLAIGGPADRGNLFGARAVEQDAIAATPAVASEAPANRSYFGLPAQQNRPATDRGFFGVSAQKNQSSDPAESGYFGLPLKNDPAPQPQRRVYDAPSDIAAHPVPTGLLAERRNARPQAPAEAAASQPARTAVPTAPASPAAPQPLAPQLPAAAPTAADVFAATGPAHSGTPQAQAEAAAPAFAAPQLPAPTQTPPPPTPTFDPSDTQPLHIIPTGQDDTALASIQLPSQANLTHPPRIPASALQPVASVQLSLLPGGAF
- a CDS encoding ABC-F family ATP-binding cassette domain-containing protein codes for the protein MAPQAVNLVNLENVSKAYTARTLLDKVSLGLSEGDRIGVVGRNGGGKSTLLRVLAKLDEPDSGRVTHTGGLRIAFVGQHDSLDPDATIRHELVADRPDHEWLADARVRDVITGLFGGTDFPAFPDGMDTRIGPLSGGERRRVALAKALINEHDLLLLDEPTNHLDVEGIAWLARHLATAKPALLTVTHDRWFLDAVTTRTWEVVNGQVLDYDGGYSAYVLARAERSRQADAEWDRKQNLLRKELAWLRRGAPARTSKPKFRIEAANELIAAEPPARDSTELQKFATSRLGRTVYELEDVSYAVGDGDEQKQLLQRVTWQLGPGERLGLIGVNGSGKSSLVRLLLGEAQPDSGRVVTGVTVKPAHLSQEVAEIDPTWRVLEAVEKVHSTVEIGKGKTLTAGQLLERFGFAGEKQWTRVGDLSGGERRRLQLLRLLMDAPNVLLLDEPTNDLDIDTLTAFEDILDGWPGTLLVVSHDRYFLERTTDRVAALYGDGRIRLLPGGVDEYLAYREQRATDVSNSRTTKAPAQQSNLSSGGAGSREDRATKKELARIERRLDKIAELEAALHEELSRIGGDYLAAADADAKLRELHEERLRLEDEWLSLSE